A region from the Aegilops tauschii subsp. strangulata cultivar AL8/78 chromosome 5, Aet v6.0, whole genome shotgun sequence genome encodes:
- the LOC109753397 gene encoding PI-PLC X domain-containing protein At5g67130, with amino-acid sequence MGAAAAALVLVMAGLLGAAAASVGDECSTTTSVGCGAGQWCFDCEPKLAGSHCVRSAATNPFQLVNNSLPFNKYAYLTTHNSFAIVGEPSHTGIPRITFDNQEDTVTDQLKNGVRALMLDTYDFKGSVWLCHSSGGKCNDFTAFEPALDTFKEIEAFLSANPSEIVTLILEDYVHAPNGLTNVFKASGLQKYWFPVSNMPKDGQEWPLVSEMVTSNQRLLVFTSARSKQVTEGIAYQWNFMVENNYGDDGMDAGKCSNRAESAPLNDKTKSLVLMNYFPSVPMKPTACLQHSRGLTGMSNTCYGSAGNRWANFIAVDYYKRSEGGGAFQATDLLNGMLLCGCQDVKACQRGSSVVCST; translated from the exons ATgggggcagcagcagcagcactgGTTCTAGTCATGGCTGGCCTCTTGGGAGCTGCAGCTGCCAGT GTAGGCGACGAGTGTTCGACGACGACGAGTGTTGGCTGCGGTGCCGGGCAGTGGTGCTTCGACTGCGAGCCGAAGCTCGCCGGCTCCCACTGCGTCCGCTCAGCCGCCACCAACCCCTTCCAACTCGTT AATAACTCGTTGCCATTCAATAAGTACGCCTACCTCACGACGCACAATTCATTCGCGATTGTTGGGGAACCGTCGCACACCGGAATTCCACGCATCACCTTCGACAACCAGGAGGATACAGTCACCGATCAGTTAAAG AATGGTGTTCGCGCGCTAATGCTCGACACATATGACTTCAAAGGAAGTGTATGGTTGTGCCATTCCAGTGGAGGCAAATGCAACGATTTTACTGCATTT GAACCGGCATTGGACACATTCAAGGAAATTGAGGCGTTTCTTTCTGCCAATCCATCTGAAATTGTTACGTTGATCCTGGAAGACTATGTTCACGCGCCAAATGGCCTGACGAACGTGTTCAAGGCCTCTGGTCTGCAAAAGTACTGGTTTCCGGTGTCGAATATGCCAAAGGATGGTCAGGAGTGGCCTCTTGTCAGCGAAATGGTCACAAGCAACCAGCGCCTCCTTGTGTTCACCTCTGCCAGATCGAAGCAAGTCACAGAAGGAATCGCATACCAGTGGAATTTCATGGTTGAGAATAATT ATGGCGACGATGGAATGGATGCTGGCAAATGCTCAAACCGTGCAGAGTCCGCGCCGCTCAACGACAAGACCAAGTCACTGGTCCTCATGAACTACTTCCCATCTGTCCCAATGAAGCCGACTGCGTGTTTGCAGCACTCCAGGGGCCTCACTGGCATGTCTAACACATGCTACGGCTCAGCTGGAAACCGATGGGCTAATTTCATCGCAGTTGATTACTACAAG AGAAGCGAGGGAGGGGGCGCGTTCCAAGCCACCGATCTGCTCAACGGCATGCTCCTGTGTGGATGCCAGGACGTCAAGGCTTGCCAG CGAGGATCTAGCGTAGTATGCTCTACCTGA
- the LOC109753404 gene encoding uncharacterized protein: MSMRRLGALDFHGVRERRSGAFSSEIWFGEKRLSLGTFDTAEEAAWRLWRPRREMNFPDVSTSQRAQDLVPLPWLFTDEDRRDNRRRQRRLAIAEMDEEAMAVWRERFSQDIVNERQFYKQQRTEREARRTERAAYREDKRARKQAAQLNMKLGEASF, from the coding sequence ATGTCGATGCGCCGCCTGGGCGCTTTGGATTTTCACGGAGTCCGTGAGCGccgctccggcgccttctcctcCGAAATCTGGTTTGGCGAAAAACGCCTCAGTCTCGGCACCTTCGACACCGCAGAGGAGGCGGCGTGGCGCCTCTGGCGGCCTCGTCGGGAGATGAATTTTCCCGACGTGTCGACGAGCCAGCGAGCACAGGATCTTGTGCCTCTCCCGTGGCTTTTCACTGACGAGGATCGTCGTGACAACCGGAGGAGGCAGCGTCGACTCGCCAtagccgagatggacgaggaagccatggcggtGTGGCGCGAACGCTTCTCACAGGACATCGTCAAcgagcgtcagttttacaagcaaCAGAGGACGGAGAGGGAGGCGAGGAGGACGGAGCGAGCTGCCTATCGGGAGGACAAGCGTGCGCGGAAGCAGGCCGCTCAATTGAACATGAAGCTAGGAGAAGCGTCGTTCTGA